The Triticum urartu cultivar G1812 chromosome 6, Tu2.1, whole genome shotgun sequence genome includes the window taatgaatacacatggaaaataaacaagcattatgaaaagcaggtagaggacggcatgctagagttcttgaagcacctcaaatacaatgaagatatactgcTTTCTTACAACTTCCactgagtcacactttcttgtactacaaattctctgtttttgcctactagctagctacatgtttttgcttacatatgcccgcttaattaagacatgcaaacgtgtgtgcatgcagatttcactggatcttgtgtatcattaaagttgacgccggaacagttgaaatactggactcgctactcaaagcaaatagtgactataacatcttgtttgggatagtcaacaggtaatttcaatcattattaactatatatctcggcctatttagttcgtcatttcatgatatgaactatttaataacccctttattcattttctttgtcggcgggcagggcttgggcaaggttcatcagcgtcacggaaggcgaatggaaacgacagctgaaatggtttcgacccaaggtaagtaattaagtagtactagctagctagctagctgccatctctttaattatcatgcttgattaattattatctgatcaaattaaattccattctcgtaataaaggccctgaagcaggcgcaggggactgatctgtgtgcattctgcgtttgcgagaacattcgcatgatggcgtccgaaaggagcagatctcaaagacaggaatgggtacgcttgtcagaacactattcacaatttttacaccattatcgatatctagtcacacaactaatacacatgcatattgatctccttcttaacagttcaaagaggtgcgggacaatctcctagaaacggagcgcgtagaagcacttcaagaggaaatagcgggatttttgctcgaccatgtcataaatccgaaggaagaatactattacccactaccgcccccatcgaccaggtcatgaaccacttccaattgtcatcgtgctccgaaggcaccaattaggctaatgccactggctccgaaggcaatatgcatatgtaggagaaattgtatatagctatacatgtgtgtatgtgtaaattaatatggtggtttgtgagacattgataatatatatatgattggttctactagaaattctatttatatatatatatatatatgcataacgtgtacaatgtgtagtaccgtaaaataccagcaaacgaaaaagaattaaaatggaaaacacaaaattaaatgaaaaagaaatcataaaaccaaaaaaaacccaaacattttagtaccggttggtgttaccaaccgatactaaagggcTTCCGGCCCCCGGAgttggctcgtgccacgtggttgccctttagcaccggttcgtgctgaaccggtactaaagggggggcctttagtgaccacactttagtgccggttatggaaccggcactaaagggccttacgaaccggtgctattgcccggttctgcactaatCCACGTTCCACATGCACATGAAAAAGGGCAGCAACGCCATGGTCATTGGCGTTTCTATGATGGGCTGCAACGCCAGCGCCTTCGGCGTTTCTTATCTGGTCCGCAACGCTAGCTACCTCGGCGTTTTTTCTTTGGTCAGAAACGCTAGCTACCTCGGCGTTTCTATGTTGGACAGAAACGACGCGGGCTGTGGCGTTGCTAAAAGGGTCAGATCGTGAAATACTTTCACATCGAGTTCATTTTGTGACAAAGTTCGTTCAAAGGGTCAGAATAGTGATTTCGTCCGATTGACTCGGTGTCGGTGGTCCGTCGCCGCGGTGGACTCCTGGACCAGGCTTCAGCTGGGCCAGGCCCACGATCTAAATTTTCTGTAAAGTTAATGTCAATAGGGAATCCTCAAAAAGAAAGTTAATGTCGATAGGGGATTATCAGCAGCTAGGCCATCAGTTATAGATTATGAAAAAAAATTGTCTAAAAAACGCAGTTAGGGAATTTACAGCTGGACTTCACAGATTTTAAACCGCTAGTAACTATCATCAATGAAGAGATGTGTAGATTGGAAGAATCCAACCAATAGACACACAAAGACACACAAACAACGACCGGATTCAAGTAGATCCATCAAAGACAAACACCAACCGAATCAGAAGAGATCCACCGAAGACACACCTTCACACGACCTCCGACGACATTAGGCACATTGTCAGAACCGATGCTAGATAAAAGgccttagagcatctacagctgGGCGCCTCGTACCGGTCTCAAACGTCCGGACGGCCTGCTCGGTCACTGGCCGGTCTCGTTTTCCTGACCCAGTCGGGCGCCTCAAATGCCTAGGCTGTccggcacccctcatatccagcccaaatatggggCGGATATGGGGGCGCCCGGGCACGCCCGCCACGTCGCCCCGGCCCACCCCTACCCCACTCTGTCCCCATAAATATCCCCAATCCGGAAACCCTAACTCACTCCACTCTTGATTTGTCTCCTCTTCTTCCCTCCGATTTCTATGATTCGATCCACTCTAACCACTCCGGTGACTGCGGCCACCATGTCGAGCGTCGGCAGCCGCTCGTCCTCCGACTCTGACGAGGATCTAGCCCTCCGCATTGCCCTCGAGAGGTCCAAGGTGGAAACGGGTGGCAGTTCTGGATCGGCCTCGCCTTTCCCCCGTCGACGCTGGCTCCTCCTGGCCCGCGCTTGGCTCCACGCGGGTTGCGCAGTCCGCGCCTCCCCACGTCGTCCCCTTGCCCCACCACCTGTTGTTCCCCCACGCGGGCAGCAGTGGGTGCTTGTGCCCACCACCATGGCGGCGGCCCGAACACGCATGACAGAGTCAGAGGCGCGAGCCGCCCGCCGCGAGAGGCAGCGGGCAAGGGAGAAGGACGCGGTAGAGAGCTCTGTCCGCCGCCGCCACGGGTTACCCGCGGAGCCCGACAAGGACGAGCGGCTTCTCGCGTGGGTCTTCCGCTAGTCGCTTATGACGGCGGAGACAGACGCTCAGCGGCTCCGCCGGAAGAATGCGAAGGCTCTCGGGCTAGCTATCGAGCACTCTGAACGTGAGGCCAAGGAGAACGCGATGGAGGCGGCTCGGCTGGCCAAGCTGAAGCGACAGCAGGACCGGGCCGTCCGACGCCTCAAGGGCCTCATCATCGTCTCCTCCTCTTCCGACGACGACGATGGCTCCTCGTTTGACGAGTCGAACGATCCTCCACCAGCCGCCGACAGCTACAACTGCCCTGACGACAGGAAGGGGAAGGGGCCGGCCCGGAAGTGGTGAAGATCCGCTCTGCTTCAATTTAGTTTTGAGTTTTAGATGTAGTCTCAAGTTGTCCGTCGTTTGAACTTTGGTGGTCGTTTGAGCATATGATCTTCTGGTGAAAGTATTGTGCTTGCATGTGTCCGTTTGCTGATCTACGTATTTTGATCGACATTACATGGTTTAGTATGAATATAGAGGATCGGATATGAGATACACGGATGTGGACGAGGCTATTAGAGAAGTTCCCGGTCACTGCCCACAGACGCGTCCGGGCGTGTCCGCGGGCGTTTAAGGGGTCATATTTGTCCTCTGCAGCTAAGCATCTACaaagagcatctacaaccggcATCGTCAAATCCTCCTCAAACATGGACGTTCCCGGTCAGTGACCGGATAGGAGAGAGAAGGAAAAAATAACCTAACCGGACCTCATATATCATCCCTGTACGTCTGGGCTGTCCTCGAACCCTCGTATTAAAGACAAATGTAGGGTGAATACGAGGACTCACGGACGCGCCCGGTCAGTCTGCCACGTAAGACGCGGCCCACCCTGAACcactttttctcttttctttattcATTCTTTTCTTTCTCTCTGTTCATCTCCATTAATCATGTGCAAGTGATCGGACATATAAGAAAGAAAATGAGGAGTGTGGATGTATAAACGGACAAATAAGGGTTCAAAATGAACACGCCTGGTCACTGACCCTGCGTGTCTTCGGACGTTTATGGGGTCATATTTGCTGAGTCCGACTGTAGATGCTCTTTCGGAGAAGAGTTGTATAGGATCTGCATTAGATGAGATCAATAAGATCAGTTTTTTTAAGATACAAGACAAGTTCAAAAATTATGAAGAAAATTGAAGACACTCATCCAATCTTTGATGTACAAACTTAAAAAGTTTCAGCTCCTAATTCAAACTACACTTAGACAATTAAAAAAAATCGGATATGAATACTGTCAAAATCAGTGGAAGGCAGGCGTCCTCGCGTGCTGCCCCACTTACACATCatggagaacggcgttttggcTCTCGGAAGCGCGCGCTCCCATGTGAATAGTAAACAAAAAATATAATAAATGTTTTTTTAAAAATCTTTTTTAGATGTTCGTGTTAGTGTCACAAGCATCCTTAAAAAGATTTCGTGGGAAACAGCAGCAGTGTTTCACTGGTGAAAAAACAAATTTAGGATGACATTTTGGAGTAACATTTGCTGTTTATCTTTTTCATAGGCTAAAATGTTTAATCTTTTTGCCTACAAATTTGGATGTAGCATTGGATGTGACAGTACACATGGGATTTTTGTTGAAATTTTTTTTGGCATTTCAAAAAATATCCAACGGATTTCCGGTTGTGATATCATTTGTTTTTCCAACTTGCTGATTGGGGTCAATTTGTACCCCATCCTCGTCTCTTTGAGCTGACCCAGATAGTAACCTTCAcactgacaggtgggtcccacccgATTTAACCAGAGATAAAAAAGAGAGGAGAAACCCCAACCTTATCTCATAATCGCTCCGCTTTCCCGCGTCCGTCCACCGCGCCGATGCCttctgctcctcctcctcctcctcacactCCACTCGCCGCCCCGACCGCCGCCGTCTCCGTCACCTGCTCCTACCGGGAGGACGATGACGGCGCCGCCTCGTGGTCGCTCTCCTCCggcgcgccctcctcctcctcgccgtcgtcgtcgcgggggcgccgcccgccgccttACCGGCGGCTCCTCCACGACGAGGCGCGGCGCCTCCGCCAGGAGCGCCGCGGCCAGGGCGTCGGCGCCGGAACGCCCCGGTGGGTGCGCCGCACCGAGGGCCAGATGGCCCGGTACGTCGAGGACGACCGCGCCGGCCACGTCCACGGCCGCCACGTCGTCGCCGCGGCACGCGCCGCACGCGCCACCGCGTCCCGCCCGCCCGCCGGCGGGTCCGCCATGCGAGAGGCCATGGCCTCCTTCGTCGCCAAGCTCACCTTCCGCGAGATGTGCGTCGTCCTCCGCGAGCAGCGCGGGTGGCGCCAGGCCCATGATTTCTTCTCGTGGATGAAGCTCCAGGTACAGAACAAGATTCCCCCACACAATCCGGCCCGATGCGATGTTGAGCTGAATCCTCAGCAATTTTGCTCCGTTTTGAGCTGAAAATTCTGAGCGCTAGTTGAACAATTCTGATTCATGCGTGTATAATCAACCAATGGATCATTGCTGTTCATCTTGGTTCTTTTTTATTCTCAGACTTTGATTTTTTGGAAAAATCTCGGTCATTTTTCGTTCAAAATTCATCACTCGTTTTTCATTCAAGAATTCAAATTTTGGATGGTGCTTTTCGAAAAGCTCGTCAATTTCGTTAAGGGGCGTGTATATTTCACAAAACGAAATCCAAAACCTTGGTCCGCACCTATTTTTCTTGCAGCTGTGCTACGAGCCCAGCGTGGTCGCCTACACCATCCTCCTCAGGGCGTATGGCAACGCCGGCAAGATCGAGCTCGCCGAGGAGGCGTTCCTGGAGATGCTCGAGGCCGGCGTGGAGCCGGACGCGGTGGCGTGCGGCACCCTGCTGTGCGCGTACGCGCGCCGGGGGAGGCACGGCGACATGATGCTCTTCTACGCCGCGACGCGCAGGCGCGGTGTGGCGCCGCCCGTCTCCGCCTTCAACTTCATGCTCTCCTCCCTGCAGAAGCACAGGCTCCACGGCAAGGTGATCCAACTCTGGAAACACATGATGGAAATGGAAGAAGCCAACAATGTGGTGCCAAATCACTTCACATACACAGTTGTGATCGGTTCATTTGTCAAGGAGGGTCTCCTGGAGGAGGCCATGGATGTCATGGGGAAGATGAGGGCCTCCCGACTCATCCCGGAGGAGGCGACGTACAGTTGCCTGATCAGCTTGAGTTCCAGGCATGGCAGAGGGGAGCAGGTTGTGATGCTCTATGAGGAGATGAGGGCTCATGGCATTGTCCCCAGCAACTACACATGTGCATCCCTCCTGGCACTCTATGACAAGAGTGAGGACTACTCGAAGGCGCTCTCGCTCTTCTCGGAGATGGAGCGAAGCAGGGTTGTCATTGATGAGGTCATCTATGGGATCCTCATTAGGATCTATGGTAAGATCGGGCTCTACGACAATGCACAACGCACTTTTGAGGAAATTGACAGTGCGGGTCTTCTGAGTGATGAACAGACTTATGTGGCAATGGCTCAAGTTCACATGAATGCTCGCAACTATGATAAGGCATTGCAGGTTTTCGGTTTGATGAGATCGAGGAATGTGAAGCCTTCATCGTTCTCTTACGGCGCTCTTCTTCGATGCCATGTCGCGAGGGAAGACATAGCTGCAGCTGAAGATGTCTTCAGAGCTCTGTGCAAATATGGTCTCCCTGATGTGTTCTGCTGCAATGACCTACTGAGATTATATGTCAAGCTGGGCCAGCTAGAGAAGGCAAGTGCATTCATTCTGAAGATGAGAAAAGAAGATATCCAGCTTGATGAGGCCCTCTGCATGACTGTAATGGAAGTTTGCTGCAAAAGCGGGATGATCGCCGATGCGGATAAGATACTGAAAGAGATGAACAATGGTGGAGTGACCATGAAGAGTTCAACAATGGTTTCTATGATAGAGATGTATGCTAGAAACAGAACCAGTGTGATGCAGGAACAAGATAGTTCGTCGAAGGCACTAGCCTGTCAGACCGACAGTTCGGCACTGAACGCGGCGTTGAAGTCATTGTTGGACACACCTGGGGGTTCGTCCATCGCATGCCAATTGATCAGAAAATTGGCTAGGGAAGgtgaggaagccaggtaccacaCAGATCATGGTGTTCATGCCTAACCATACTGTCATCCACTgctgtttatttatttatttttctgcAGGGAGGACATGTGAGGCAAAATTCCTTCATGAACAGCTGACTCAGTTGGGAGTCAAGCCTGAAGATTCAGCAACAGCCACTCTCATTGTCCAATATGGCCAGGAACAGAAGTTACATCAAGCAGAGGAACTGTTTGAGTCAGCATCGACATCGTTTCCAATAGGAGCGCCTGTCTACAATGCCATGGTCGACGCATTATGCAAGTGCGGCAATATCGAGGAGGCGTATCGTCTCTTTATGAAAATGGCTGATCAAGGCCATAGCAGAGATGTTGTGACAATTAGCATACTTGTCACTCACCTGACCAAACATGGTAAATATTTTTTCTAACTGCTACCAATCCTTATGCAGTAAGTTTGGTGAGGCGCTTCGCTTCTGTGTATACTCACACTGCGACATTACTCCCAGGAAAGTTTCAGGAGGTGGAGAACATCATACATGGCTGCTTCCATGGTGAAGTTGAGCTTGATACTGTTGTGTATAATACATTTATCAAGTCGATGCTCGAGTCAGGTCTGGATAAACATCTTTTCCTCTTCATAAGGTGGGCAAGCAAAATTTTCAGGGCATGGGTGCCATGGCTAACTGCTACAGCTTTAGTTTCCAAACAGGCAAACTATACTCAGCTGTCAACATATATGATCGCATGATATCCACTGGGGTTCGTCGGTCCTTGCAGACTTTCAATATAATGATAAGGTAGATAATCTTGATAAAACCACAGGAAAATGGGAGTTGGGAGTATGCAACTGTTTTTTCTCTTTTATGTTTGTGTTGAGACTTGAGACCACTTTGTCATTAGCTTCAGTTTTCTTGTTCAGTGTTTATGGCCTAGGAGGAAAGCTGGACAAGGCTGCTGAAATGTTTGCTGCTGCAC containing:
- the LOC125514920 gene encoding pentatricopeptide repeat-containing protein At5g27270-like, with protein sequence MPSAPPPPPHTPLAAPTAAVSVTCSYREDDDGAASWSLSSGAPSSSSPSSSRGRRPPPYRRLLHDEARRLRQERRGQGVGAGTPRWVRRTEGQMARYVEDDRAGHVHGRHVVAAARAARATASRPPAGGSAMREAMASFVAKLTFREMCVVLREQRGWRQAHDFFSWMKLQLCYEPSVVAYTILLRAYGNAGKIELAEEAFLEMLEAGVEPDAVACGTLLCAYARRGRHGDMMLFYAATRRRGVAPPVSAFNFMLSSLQKHRLHGKVIQLWKHMMEMEEANNVVPNHFTYTVVIGSFVKEGLLEEAMDVMGKMRASRLIPEEATYSCLISLSSRHGRGEQVVMLYEEMRAHGIVPSNYTCASLLALYDKSEDYSKALSLFSEMERSRVVIDEVIYGILIRIYGKIGLYDNAQRTFEEIDSAGLLSDEQTYVAMAQVHMNARNYDKALQVFGLMRSRNVKPSSFSYGALLRCHVAREDIAAAEDVFRALCKYGLPDVFCCNDLLRLYVKLGQLEKASAFILKMRKEDIQLDEALCMTVMEVCCKSGMIADADKILKEMNNGGVTMKSSTMVSMIEMYARNRTSVMQEQDSSSKALACQTDSSALNAALKSLLDTPGGSSIACQLIRKLAREGRTCEAKFLHEQLTQLGVKPEDSATATLIVQYGQEQKLHQAEELFESASTSFPIGAPVYNAMVDALCKCGNIEEAYRLFMKMADQGHSRDVVTISILVTHLTKHGKFQEVENIIHGCFHGEVELDTVVYNTFIKSMLESGKLYSAVNIYDRMISTGVRRSLQTFNIMISVYGLGGKLDKAAEMFAAAQELGLLIDEKIYTNMLNFYGKAGRHQEASSLFDRMKELGIMPGKISFNSMINAYATSRLHDEAEIVFQEMQSHGQVPDSTTYLALIRSYSESRCYSKAEKAIQMMLSSGITPSCPHFSHLIIAFLKADQIDEAQRICGQMQEIGVAVDLACCRAMMRAYLEHGRVDEGISLFETTRGSLKPDSFILSAAFHLYEHSGSEPEAGDVLEAIGLHGASFLRSLKVGSKLEPT